The following coding sequences lie in one Paenibacillus durus ATCC 35681 genomic window:
- a CDS encoding aldose 1-epimerase produces MKQVTKGQWCGYDTYILHSRDLEVTLLPRLGNNVISLWDRKEKREVLRRPEEADLDFYMQKPYHFGIPLLIPPGRISKGQFEFDGAHYQFDRNTAGDNHIHGLHRTQSWCVSDIEEDEDGCAVTTEFKTTDDAHWMDQLPVPLKFEMTFRLQDASLKQTLKVTHLGGERSIPFGIGYHTWFMIDGQPKRWSLKLPVESIYELNDQLLPTGKVLPLGSLEALNEGMNLQGTNFDTALRIGEKRPVEALLLRDDGYGLRYLADESYFRHWVIYTKGPADQFLCAEPYTWLPDAPNVSSDPNFTGLLTLAPGQSLELTTSIEMIYPEN; encoded by the coding sequence ATGAAACAGGTGACCAAAGGGCAATGGTGCGGTTATGATACTTATATTTTGCACAGCCGCGACTTGGAAGTCACGCTGCTGCCGCGTCTTGGCAACAACGTTATCTCCCTGTGGGACCGAAAGGAAAAACGAGAGGTTCTGCGCCGGCCGGAAGAGGCCGATCTGGATTTTTATATGCAGAAGCCGTATCACTTCGGCATTCCGCTCTTAATTCCGCCGGGACGTATCTCCAAGGGACAGTTTGAATTTGATGGCGCCCATTACCAGTTCGACCGCAACACCGCCGGTGACAATCACATTCACGGCCTGCACCGGACGCAATCCTGGTGTGTCAGCGATATCGAGGAAGATGAAGACGGCTGCGCGGTGACGACCGAATTCAAGACGACAGACGATGCTCATTGGATGGATCAGCTGCCAGTCCCGCTCAAATTTGAGATGACATTCCGGCTGCAGGACGCGTCTTTGAAGCAGACCTTGAAGGTGACCCACCTTGGCGGTGAACGGAGTATTCCATTTGGAATCGGCTATCACACCTGGTTCATGATTGACGGTCAGCCGAAGCGTTGGAGTCTCAAGCTGCCGGTTGAGAGCATCTACGAATTGAACGACCAGCTGCTGCCCACTGGAAAGGTGCTTCCACTCGGCTCACTGGAAGCTTTGAACGAGGGGATGAACCTGCAGGGCACGAACTTCGACACCGCCCTGCGTATTGGAGAGAAGCGGCCCGTAGAAGCTTTGCTGCTCCGGGATGACGGCTATGGGCTGCGTTACCTCGCAGACGAAAGCTATTTCCGCCACTGGGTTATCTATACGAAAGGACCCGCCGACCAATTTCTCTGCGCCGAGCCCTATACATGGCTGCCGGATGCGCCTAATGTGTCCTCTGATCCTAACTTTACCGGTCTGTTGACGCTTGCTCCCGGACAGAGCCTTGAGCTGACTACTTCAATTGAAATGATCTATCCTGAAAATTGA
- a CDS encoding alpha/beta-type small acid-soluble spore protein, giving the protein MGQVGQNQGRSGRSNNLVVPQATAALQQLKYEAAQELGVTIPQDGYYGNYTSRETGSLGGYITKRLVQLAEQQLSGRTGV; this is encoded by the coding sequence ATGGGTCAAGTAGGTCAAAACCAAGGTCGTAGCGGCCGTTCCAACAACCTGGTCGTTCCTCAAGCAACCGCTGCGCTGCAGCAACTGAAATATGAAGCAGCGCAAGAGCTTGGTGTAACAATTCCTCAAGACGGTTATTATGGTAACTACACTTCCCGCGAAACCGGTTCTCTGGGAGGTTATATCACCAAGCGTCTCGTACAGCTGGCAGAGCAGCAACTCTCCGGTCGTACGGGTGTGTAA
- a CDS encoding M3 family oligoendopeptidase, which translates to MKQPLSLTWELDSIFEGGSASPGFERFLSELEGDIGKLAEQVRAAKAPADLESTKSLDGVIELLQSCTARLVQASEFAGCLGAQNQQDKGAVRLSGTVAGLSARFQGVSSEFENVLRQTEEDVWQEWMARPEIAPLTFVLSESRDLAREKMSPELESLALELAVDGYHGWSEHYETIVSSIAIPYTDEDGEKLLSAGQAFNKLQDNDNQARKDMFVKWEKAWEGVADYAADTLNHLAGFRLKLYERRGWDDVLKEPLSINRMSRESLDVMWDVIVKSKPALIAYLERKAKLLGLAKLGWEDVEAPLARSSGKISYDRAAEEIVTQFGKFSPKLAEFAERAFDSSWIEVEDRPGKRPGGFCVSFPLSKESRIFMTYSGTPSNVATLAHELGHAYHSYLLDDQPVLNQNYAMNVAETASTFAEVIVSGAQVKAAGSDEEKLALLEEKIQNSVAFFMNIHARFLFETRFYEKRKAGLVSAEEISALMVEAQKEAFGGILSGYHPHFWASKLHFYITDVPFYNFPYTVGYMFSTGLYRLALQEGPSFADKYDALLRDTGVMTLEDLAGKHLGVDLSKPDFWQGAADLILEDISTFLDMTKHLA; encoded by the coding sequence ATGAAACAACCGTTGTCTTTAACTTGGGAACTGGATTCCATTTTTGAAGGGGGCTCGGCATCCCCCGGATTTGAACGGTTCTTAAGCGAACTGGAAGGCGATATCGGCAAGCTCGCGGAGCAAGTAAGAGCGGCTAAGGCTCCAGCGGATTTGGAGTCGACGAAGTCGCTGGACGGCGTTATCGAGCTTCTGCAAAGCTGTACCGCGCGTCTTGTTCAGGCCTCGGAGTTCGCCGGATGCCTTGGAGCGCAGAACCAGCAGGATAAAGGAGCCGTACGCCTGTCGGGAACCGTTGCCGGACTCAGCGCCCGGTTTCAGGGTGTATCCTCTGAATTTGAAAATGTGCTTCGCCAGACGGAAGAGGATGTATGGCAGGAGTGGATGGCCCGGCCTGAGATCGCCCCGCTGACATTCGTGCTTAGCGAGAGCCGGGATCTAGCCCGTGAGAAGATGAGCCCGGAGCTGGAGAGCCTGGCGCTTGAGCTTGCGGTGGATGGCTATCACGGCTGGAGCGAGCATTATGAAACGATTGTCAGCTCCATCGCCATTCCCTACACGGATGAGGACGGGGAGAAGCTGCTGTCGGCGGGCCAGGCTTTCAACAAGCTGCAAGACAATGACAATCAAGCCCGGAAGGATATGTTCGTCAAATGGGAAAAAGCGTGGGAAGGCGTCGCCGATTACGCCGCGGATACGCTTAATCATCTGGCCGGGTTCCGCCTGAAGCTGTATGAGCGCCGGGGATGGGACGATGTGCTGAAAGAGCCCCTCAGCATTAACCGCATGTCCCGCGAGTCGCTGGATGTTATGTGGGACGTTATCGTCAAGAGCAAGCCCGCTCTTATCGCCTATTTGGAGCGCAAGGCGAAGCTGCTGGGACTTGCAAAGCTCGGCTGGGAAGACGTGGAAGCCCCGCTGGCGCGGTCCTCAGGCAAAATATCTTATGACCGGGCGGCGGAAGAAATTGTCACCCAGTTCGGTAAATTCAGTCCGAAGCTTGCGGAATTTGCCGAGCGCGCATTTGACAGCAGCTGGATTGAAGTGGAAGACCGGCCGGGCAAGCGTCCCGGCGGCTTCTGCGTCTCGTTCCCGCTGAGCAAGGAGTCGCGGATATTTATGACTTACAGCGGCACGCCTTCCAATGTGGCGACGCTTGCGCATGAACTAGGCCATGCCTACCATTCTTATCTGCTCGATGACCAGCCGGTGCTTAACCAGAACTACGCGATGAATGTGGCGGAAACGGCTTCGACCTTTGCCGAGGTCATCGTCTCAGGTGCGCAGGTCAAGGCGGCAGGGAGCGATGAAGAGAAGCTGGCACTGCTGGAAGAGAAAATCCAGAACAGCGTCGCCTTTTTTATGAACATACATGCCCGGTTCCTGTTTGAGACCCGTTTCTACGAGAAGCGCAAGGCGGGACTTGTCAGCGCAGAAGAGATTTCCGCGCTTATGGTGGAAGCGCAGAAGGAAGCTTTTGGCGGCATTCTTTCCGGCTACCATCCGCATTTCTGGGCGTCCAAGCTGCATTTTTATATTACCGACGTGCCGTTCTATAACTTCCCTTATACGGTAGGGTATATGTTTAGCACCGGATTGTACCGTCTCGCTCTGCAGGAAGGTCCTTCCTTTGCGGACAAATATGATGCGCTGCTGCGCGATACAGGCGTTATGACGCTTGAGGATCTGGCGGGCAAGCATCTGGGCGTGGATCTGTCGAAGCCGGATTTTTGGCAGGGAGCCGCCGATCTGATTCTTGAAGATATTTCCACCTTCCTGGATATGACCAAGCATCTAGCTTAA
- a CDS encoding YycC family protein, whose amino-acid sequence MRPLQISPETALALSKQLGVPLEHLMHMPQHILLQKIAELSKKNTDGGEPKDGVEGKDEA is encoded by the coding sequence ATGCGGCCACTGCAAATTTCGCCGGAAACGGCCTTGGCGCTCTCTAAGCAGCTGGGTGTGCCTCTGGAACATTTAATGCATATGCCCCAGCATATTCTGCTGCAAAAAATAGCCGAACTATCCAAGAAAAATACGGATGGCGGAGAACCGAAAGACGGTGTGGAAGGCAAGGACGAAGCATGA
- a CDS encoding DUF2225 domain-containing protein gives MTYLEPLYSIKVNCGNCEREFVTSRVRPSLKRAVRRDADFCSYYKEENPDYYVVRVCPFCGFASTENSVSKLAEWQRKAFSERVGSRWQPRDFGGKRSWEEALETYKLALLCAQCIGDKERIVASLLHHIAWLYRYQGNTEQEQRFLHYSLESYINVFERDGVAGNDARLMFLIGELNRRIGWFNEAVKWFSRLVNDQKIMDAAMIRAAREQWTIIREQMLGEQGGSSTGTEELRGIL, from the coding sequence ATGACCTATTTGGAGCCCCTATACTCCATTAAAGTAAACTGTGGCAATTGTGAACGCGAATTCGTAACCTCCAGAGTGCGTCCCAGCCTCAAGAGGGCTGTTCGCCGGGATGCGGATTTTTGCTCTTATTACAAGGAAGAGAATCCCGATTATTACGTCGTCCGGGTATGCCCTTTCTGCGGCTTCGCCTCCACGGAGAACTCCGTGAGCAAGCTGGCCGAATGGCAGCGGAAGGCGTTCAGCGAGCGGGTCGGCAGCCGCTGGCAGCCCCGCGATTTCGGAGGCAAGCGGAGCTGGGAGGAGGCGCTGGAGACGTACAAGCTGGCGCTGCTCTGTGCGCAGTGCATAGGCGACAAAGAGCGCATCGTCGCCAGCCTTCTGCATCATATCGCCTGGTTGTACCGGTATCAGGGCAACACCGAGCAGGAACAGCGCTTTCTTCATTATTCGCTGGAGTCCTACATTAATGTATTTGAACGGGACGGGGTTGCCGGAAATGATGCGCGTCTGATGTTTCTGATCGGGGAGCTTAACCGGCGAATCGGCTGGTTCAACGAGGCGGTGAAATGGTTCTCGCGTCTGGTCAATGACCAGAAAATTATGGATGCGGCGATGATACGGGCGGCTCGCGAGCAGTGGACGATTATTCGCGAACAGATGCTCGGAGAACAAGGCGGTTCGAGTACGGGAACGGAAGAATTAAGGGGGATATTGTAA
- a CDS encoding globin, with protein MNPEKSIFENLGGAERLRKLVEVFYSKVQAHPRLGPLFPADIVPVMDKQYRFLTQFFGGPQLYSELYGHPMMRARHMHVPITEERSEEWLGCMGEALKETGVDEPLRSLVLHRLAGPARHFVNMPGERD; from the coding sequence ATGAATCCGGAGAAAAGCATATTTGAGAATTTGGGAGGAGCCGAGAGGCTGCGCAAACTGGTGGAAGTGTTTTATAGTAAAGTGCAGGCGCATCCACGGCTTGGTCCGCTGTTTCCGGCCGACATCGTACCCGTTATGGATAAGCAATACCGCTTTCTCACTCAGTTCTTCGGCGGTCCGCAGCTGTACTCCGAGCTGTACGGACATCCTATGATGAGAGCGCGTCATATGCATGTGCCGATTACGGAGGAGCGATCGGAGGAGTGGCTGGGCTGCATGGGAGAAGCGCTGAAGGAAACCGGAGTAGATGAACCGCTCCGATCGCTCGTACTGCACCGGCTTGCAGGCCCGGCCCGCCATTTTGTCAACATGCCCGGAGAAAGAGATTGA
- the ylbJ gene encoding sporulation integral membrane protein YlbJ — MMTLKKLSGPSWALGLAGCMLLVLVYPDASLRAALRGMAIWWDVLFPSLFPFFVISELMLGFGVVHLFGALFDPLMRPLFRIPGSGGFVLAMGYVSGYPVGARLTAKLREQNLLTRVEGERLVACTTSSDPIFLLGAVSVGFFHNPALGPCLALAHYGSGLLVGLLMSFHGRREERNAAAGQKSILMTETHRPGKLKKQRPEPGRLRTAFASMAEARHRDGRTLGELLKGAVQSSLQLIIVVGGLVVFFTVLMELLSRAGIMAFLFSVIGRFLSVLGFPQGLTEAVTSGFFEVTLGAKAAGTASAALPFKAAAAAFILSWGGLSVHAQVASIWNGTGLRYLPFAAARILHAFLSAGLTLLLWPPMMEASPALAPLWMPGPALYSPAAGLMLLALLLAGALLLSLAAAASGRVLRILLRR; from the coding sequence ATGATGACCTTGAAAAAGCTAAGCGGCCCTTCTTGGGCCTTGGGGCTCGCCGGCTGTATGCTGCTCGTACTGGTTTATCCCGATGCTTCTCTTCGTGCTGCTCTGAGGGGAATGGCCATCTGGTGGGATGTGCTGTTCCCGTCGCTCTTTCCTTTCTTCGTCATTTCCGAACTCATGCTCGGCTTCGGAGTCGTCCACCTGTTCGGCGCTCTGTTTGATCCGCTGATGCGCCCGCTGTTCCGCATTCCCGGCAGCGGCGGCTTCGTGCTTGCGATGGGCTATGTGTCCGGCTATCCGGTCGGAGCCCGGCTGACGGCCAAGCTGCGGGAGCAGAACCTGCTTACCCGCGTCGAAGGGGAACGGCTTGTGGCTTGTACGACTTCCTCCGATCCGATCTTCCTGCTCGGCGCTGTTTCGGTCGGTTTTTTTCATAATCCCGCTTTGGGGCCCTGCCTGGCGCTGGCCCACTACGGGAGCGGTCTGCTTGTCGGCCTGCTGATGTCCTTTCACGGACGAAGGGAAGAACGGAACGCCGCAGCCGGGCAGAAGTCTATCTTGATGACCGAAACGCACCGCCCCGGCAAGCTAAAGAAGCAGCGGCCGGAACCGGGCCGTCTCCGTACCGCCTTCGCTTCCATGGCCGAAGCGCGCCACCGCGACGGGCGGACGCTCGGGGAGCTGCTGAAGGGGGCGGTGCAATCCTCTCTACAGCTTATTATTGTCGTAGGAGGGCTCGTTGTATTCTTCACCGTACTGATGGAACTGCTGAGCCGGGCAGGTATAATGGCCTTCCTCTTCTCGGTAATCGGGCGGTTTCTTTCGGTTTTAGGCTTCCCCCAGGGGCTGACCGAGGCGGTAACGAGCGGCTTTTTCGAGGTTACGCTCGGCGCCAAAGCGGCCGGAACCGCGTCCGCCGCACTCCCCTTCAAGGCCGCCGCCGCCGCGTTTATTCTCTCCTGGGGCGGTCTGTCCGTGCACGCCCAGGTTGCCAGCATCTGGAACGGGACGGGACTCCGTTATCTGCCCTTTGCCGCCGCCCGTATCCTGCATGCTTTCCTGTCGGCCGGACTGACGCTGCTTCTCTGGCCGCCGATGATGGAAGCTTCTCCGGCGCTGGCTCCGCTCTGGATGCCGGGTCCGGCCCTGTACTCTCCAGCAGCAGGGCTCATGCTTCTCGCCCTGCTGCTGGCCGGCGCCTTGCTGCTGTCGCTTGCGGCGGCCGCCTCCGGCAGAGTCCTGCGGATTCTTCTCCGGCGCTGA
- a CDS encoding NAD kinase: MRYYVLDRGDQLSIDLSQQFHKLAEERGLQLDAETPEIVVSIGGDGTMLHAFHTFIDRIPELAFVGVHTGHLGFYADWQCEELSTLVDYMCGKGDPSPHKPRIVKYPLVELEIHRKSGTTSHIALNEFTLKGVEGTVVLQIDINDETFEMFRGDGICISTPSGSTAYNKSLGGAMVHPSIEALQIAEIASINNRVFRTMGSPLLLPKHHHCDIFSRREQRLMLTVDHTNYPIDDLISVRCQVSEKKVSFARYRPFPFWKRVRSSFLV, from the coding sequence TTGAGATATTATGTCCTGGACCGTGGCGATCAACTGTCCATTGATCTCAGTCAACAATTTCATAAGCTTGCGGAAGAACGGGGGCTGCAGCTCGATGCCGAGACTCCCGAAATCGTAGTCTCCATCGGCGGAGACGGCACCATGCTTCATGCCTTCCATACCTTTATCGACCGGATTCCCGAGCTCGCCTTCGTCGGCGTCCATACCGGCCATCTCGGTTTCTATGCGGACTGGCAGTGCGAGGAACTCTCCACTCTGGTCGATTATATGTGCGGAAAAGGCGATCCTTCGCCGCATAAGCCGCGAATCGTCAAATATCCGCTCGTTGAGCTGGAAATCCATAGGAAATCGGGGACTACTTCGCATATCGCCCTTAATGAGTTTACTCTTAAAGGGGTTGAAGGCACGGTGGTTCTTCAGATCGACATTAACGACGAGACCTTCGAGATGTTCCGCGGCGACGGCATCTGTATTTCTACCCCTTCCGGGAGCACAGCCTATAATAAAAGTCTCGGAGGCGCGATGGTTCATCCTTCGATTGAGGCGCTGCAGATTGCGGAAATCGCGTCAATTAACAATCGGGTGTTCCGGACGATGGGCTCCCCGCTGCTCCTGCCCAAACATCATCACTGCGATATTTTCTCCCGGAGAGAGCAGAGGCTGATGCTGACCGTTGACCATACCAACTATCCTATCGATGATTTGATCTCTGTCAGATGCCAGGTGTCGGAGAAAAAGGTCAGCTTCGCCCGTTACCGTCCGTTTCCGTTCTGGAAGCGCGTGCGTTCCTCATTCCTGGTGTAG